AACCTCGAGAGCTCCTGGCCGAGCTGACGCACCACGCGTGACGGGGGATGTCCGGGCCCCGCCCGGGCATCCCCCCTACGCGCACCACTATCGGGAGGGACCGCATGAGCACGTCAGACAAGCTCATCCAGATGGTGATCGCGGTGGTGCTCTTCTTCGCCGTGATGACCGTCATCCTGCTCGTGACTCAGCGCCTGCGGTCACGGAGCGGGGAGCGCATCCAGGCCGCGGCCTTCGTCGCCCCGGCCCTGATCCTCATCACCATCGGGCTGCTGTACCCGGCAATCCGCACGATCTACCAGTCGTTCTTCGGCAACGCCTACGAACCGATCGTGGGCATGAACCCCAACAACTTCGACGGCTTCGACAACTACGTCCAGATCTTCACCGACTCGGGGCTCCTCAAGGTGCTCCGCAACACCGCGATCTGGGTGATCCTCACCCCGATCCTGGCCACCGGCATCGGCCTCGTCTACGCCGTCCTGGTCGACCGGTCCCGCTTCGAGAAGTTCGCCAAGGCCCTGATCTTCCTGCCGATGGCGATCTCCCTGGTCGGGGCCTCGATCATCTGGAAGTTCGTCTACGACTACAAGGCCACCGAGCAGGACCAGCTGGGCGTCCTCAACGCCCTGCTCAAGCTCGTCGGCGTCGATACCTACCGGTTCCTGCTGACGGAGCCGTGGAACACGTTCTTCCTCATCGTCATCATGGTCTGGGTCCAGGCCGGTTTCGCCATGACGGTGCTCTCCGCGGCCATCAAGGCCATCCCCGACGACATCATCGAGGCCGCCCGTCTCGACGGCGTCGGCGGTCTGCGGATGTTCCGCTACATCACGGTGCCGAGCATCAGACCGTCGCTGATCGTGGTCCTCACGACCATCAGCATCACGACCCTGAAGGTCTTCGACATCGTCCGGACCGCGACCGGCGGCCAGTTCGGCACGAGCGTGCTGGCCAACGAGTTCTACGTGCAGAGCTTCCGGTCCTTCGACTTCGCGCTCGGCGCGGCGCTCGCGGTCCTGATCTTCATCCTGGTGACACCGATCGTCATCTACAACGTCCGGCAGATGCGTCGGCTGGAGGCACGATGAGCACCACGACACCCCCGCCGGCCGTACCCCAGGCCGACGTCGACACCCCGACCGAACCCAAGCAGCGCTCGGCCGCGTCGGTCGCCCGCGACGCGCTCTCGAGCCGGGCGGCCTCGGGCGCCGCCATCGTGATCGCGATCCTGTGGACGCTGCCCACCTTCGGCCTGTTCGTCTCCTCCTTCCGCCCCGAGGGCGAGGTCAAGACCA
The genomic region above belongs to Nocardioides coralli and contains:
- a CDS encoding carbohydrate ABC transporter permease; the protein is MSTSDKLIQMVIAVVLFFAVMTVILLVTQRLRSRSGERIQAAAFVAPALILITIGLLYPAIRTIYQSFFGNAYEPIVGMNPNNFDGFDNYVQIFTDSGLLKVLRNTAIWVILTPILATGIGLVYAVLVDRSRFEKFAKALIFLPMAISLVGASIIWKFVYDYKATEQDQLGVLNALLKLVGVDTYRFLLTEPWNTFFLIVIMVWVQAGFAMTVLSAAIKAIPDDIIEAARLDGVGGLRMFRYITVPSIRPSLIVVLTTISITTLKVFDIVRTATGGQFGTSVLANEFYVQSFRSFDFALGAALAVLIFILVTPIVIYNVRQMRRLEAR